A genomic stretch from Petrimonas mucosa includes:
- a CDS encoding DNA topoisomerase IV subunit B — MTELEREQALQNYSEENIVTLEWREHIRRRPGMYIGKLGDGSSSDDGIYVLLKEVMDNSIDEFRMGFGRNIDITIDAGNVSVRDYGRGVPLGKVLDVSSRMNTGAKYDSKAFKKSVGLNGVGIKAVNALSSRFLIQSFREGETKCVEYARGVVVNDAPQQPASQSNGTLIEFTPDKEIFGDYLYREEHIEPLLKNYVFLNTGLTITFNGKKYYSKNGLEDLLNDNLTTEILYPIIHLHGEDIEVAITHSNQYGEEYYSFVNGQHTTQGGTHLSAFREATARVIKEYFTKNFEYSDIRNGMVAAISVKIEEPVFESQTKTKLGSKDMTPDGVSINKYVGDFLKRELDNYLHKHLETADILQKKILDSEKERKAIAGVTKLARERAKKANLHNRKLRDCRIHYNDPKGDNLEDTCIFITEGDSASGSITKSRDPNLQAVFSLRGKPLNSFGLTKKIVYENEEFNLLQAALNIEEGMDGLRYNKVIIATDADTDGMHIRLLLLTFFLQFFPDLVKKGHVYILQTPLFRVRNKKKTLYCYTEEERLAAIGELGSNPEITRFKGLGEISPDEFRNFIGKDMRLDRVSMRKEDLIKDLLEFYMGKNTPDRQMFIIENLVVDEDA; from the coding sequence GTGACTGAACTGGAAAGAGAACAAGCATTACAGAATTATAGCGAAGAGAATATTGTAACCCTGGAGTGGCGCGAGCATATCCGTCGCCGTCCGGGAATGTATATTGGAAAGTTGGGGGACGGCTCTTCCTCCGACGACGGTATCTATGTCCTGCTTAAAGAGGTGATGGACAACTCCATCGACGAGTTCCGGATGGGATTCGGAAGAAACATCGATATCACCATTGATGCCGGGAATGTGAGCGTGCGTGATTATGGACGCGGCGTCCCGTTGGGAAAGGTGCTGGATGTCTCATCCCGCATGAATACCGGTGCCAAGTATGACTCCAAGGCATTCAAGAAATCGGTTGGGTTGAACGGGGTGGGTATCAAGGCTGTGAACGCCTTGTCTTCCCGGTTCCTGATTCAGAGTTTCCGTGAGGGAGAGACCAAGTGTGTCGAATATGCACGGGGTGTGGTGGTAAATGATGCTCCACAACAGCCCGCTTCGCAAAGCAACGGTACCCTTATCGAGTTTACGCCCGACAAGGAGATCTTCGGTGATTACCTCTATCGGGAGGAGCATATCGAACCGTTGCTCAAAAATTACGTTTTCCTGAACACGGGACTGACCATCACCTTCAACGGCAAGAAGTACTACTCGAAGAACGGACTCGAGGACCTGCTTAACGACAACCTGACAACCGAGATCCTTTATCCCATTATCCACCTTCACGGTGAAGACATTGAAGTGGCGATCACCCACTCGAATCAGTATGGCGAGGAGTACTACTCTTTCGTCAACGGACAGCATACCACACAGGGTGGGACACACCTCTCGGCATTCCGCGAGGCGACAGCCCGGGTAATTAAGGAGTATTTTACCAAGAACTTCGAATATTCCGATATCCGGAACGGGATGGTGGCTGCCATCAGCGTAAAGATTGAGGAGCCGGTCTTCGAGTCGCAGACAAAAACGAAGCTCGGTTCAAAGGATATGACCCCCGACGGGGTTTCGATCAACAAATATGTAGGTGATTTCCTGAAGAGAGAGTTGGACAACTACCTGCACAAGCACCTGGAGACAGCCGATATTCTCCAGAAGAAGATCCTCGATTCGGAGAAGGAACGGAAAGCTATTGCCGGTGTCACAAAGCTGGCGCGCGAACGGGCAAAGAAGGCGAACCTGCACAACCGGAAACTGCGTGATTGCCGCATCCACTACAACGATCCGAAGGGTGATAACCTGGAGGATACCTGCATCTTCATTACCGAGGGTGACTCGGCCAGCGGTTCCATCACCAAAAGCAGGGATCCCAACTTGCAAGCGGTGTTCAGTCTTCGTGGAAAGCCGTTGAACTCGTTCGGGCTAACCAAGAAGATCGTTTACGAGAACGAGGAGTTCAACCTGCTCCAGGCGGCCCTCAATATTGAGGAGGGGATGGACGGGTTGCGTTACAACAAGGTGATTATCGCTACCGATGCCGATACCGACGGAATGCATATCCGCCTGCTGTTGCTCACTTTCTTTTTGCAGTTCTTTCCCGATCTGGTGAAAAAGGGGCATGTCTATATCCTTCAGACCCCACTCTTCCGTGTGAGAAACAAGAAGAAAACCCTCTACTGCTATACTGAGGAGGAGCGTCTTGCCGCAATCGGAGAGTTGGGATCGAATCCTGAAATCACCCGCTTCAAGGGTCTCGGCGAGATCTCTCCCGACGAGTTCAGGAATTTTATCGGAAAGGATATGAGACTCGATCGGGTCTCCATGCGCAAGGAGGATCTTATCAAGGATCTGCTTGAGTTCTACATGGGCAAGAATACACCCGACCGGCAGATGTTTATCATTGAGAACCTGGTTGTTGATGAAGATGCATAA